Part of the Pirellulales bacterium genome is shown below.
CGCCAAAGCCGCGGCAAGCAAAGAAAAAGCCATTCGCGCCGACCACGAATGGAAAGGGGACGATTTCGTGCAGCAATCGGATGCGCTGGCGCGGGGCTAAGTTCGTCGCGTCGAGACCCTGCTCCGCGATGAAGCCACTCAAGCAGTCCACCGCATCGCGGCATGCCCTGCGGCCATTGCTCCTCCTTTCGCCGTTCAATTTTTTTCGCCGCCGTCGAGGGGGCAGCAAACGGCAGGTGAAATCCATGGACCGGCCTGAATGCAACAGCAGCAGGCATCGACGCAGCCCCCAGTAGTGGCAAAAGCTTGAAAACGCCGGCCAAGCTGCAATTTGCGAGTTGAACAGGCAATCTGCAAGACGGAAAATGCTGCCGCCATTGTCCATTCACTCCGCGGCGCGGTATTCTCAGTTGCGTCGCACGCCGACGTCGTTTGGTCGCGGCTTCGATCTTTCCCGGACGAACTAGTTCCAACGCAACCGCAGATTTATGACCTCGGCTCGGCGCGATCGGTGGGTGGCAATCAATTTCGCCGTCACGATCTTTGTCAGTGCGTTCCTGCTATTCCAAGTGCAACCGCTGATTGGCAAGTATATCCTGCCTTGGTTCGGCGGCGGCGCAGCCGTTTGGACCACATGTATGCTGTTCTTCCAAACGCTGCTTTTCGGCGGCTATGCGTACGCGCATTGCAGTGTGTTGTGGTTGAAGCCAAAGTCGCAAGCCGCCGTACATTTGGCGCTGGTGGTCGCGGCCATCCTGTTTTTGCGCATCGTGCCGGGCAACGATTGGAAACCGCTCGACAGCATCCATCCAGAGGGAAAAATTCTGGCTTTGTTGGCCGCGACGATTGGCTTGCCGTATTTTGTCCTTTCCTCGACGGGACCGTTGTTGCAAGCGTGGTTTGCGCGGATGTTTCCTGGACGGATTCCCTATCGACTCTATGCCCTGTCGAATGTCGGCTCTCTTTTGGCGCTGCTGAGTTATCCATTTCTGTTTGAACGGGTCCTTAACGCGCCACAGCAGGCGGGCTTTTGGATCGCTGGCTTCGTGATCTATGCAGTGTTGTGTGGCTTAGCGGCGCTGACGCTCTGGATGCTCGTGAAAGGTTGCACGGTCGCGAACCATGCACCGCGGCTTAGCAGTCCAGCCGCAGCAGCGATGGTACAAGGCAAGCCGCCAAGCGACTCGGCCGCCGCTGGACAGACGTCGTCCGGGGATTCAGTCGCTGCACCGCCTGTCTGGTGGCACCACATGCTGTGGTTGGTTCTCCCTGCATTGGCGTCGATCATGCTCTTGGCGACGACCAACCAAGTCACCAGCGACGTGCCGCCGATGCCGTTTCTCTGGGTCATTCCGCTGGCCCTCTATTTGGTTACGTTCATCGTCGCATTCGAGCACTCGCGCTGGTATCGACCCGTCGTCTTCGCGTCGTTCGCACTTGCATCGATCTATTTGCTGTCGATTTTTCCCAGCGATTTGGAAAATGTCGCCGTCTCCAGGTTTGGCACGGCCGGCAAAGTGGTGGAACAAGTGAACCAACTGGTCGTCGGCGCGCGGAACACGCCGCTGTCGCGGAATGCAAAGCCGCTATCCATTTCGCTGAATGTGATGTGGTATTTTGCAATCAACTTCGTGGCGCTATTGAGCGTTTGCATGTTGTGTCATGGCGAACTGGTACGGCTCCGGCCGCATCCGCAATTTCTAACGTCGTTCTATCTGATGATCGCCGCCGGCGGAGCGATTGGCGGCCTCGTCGTGAGCATCGTCTGTCCGCTGGTTTTTGTCACGTATTTCGAGTTTAAGCTGGCGCTGTTTTTGGGCTATCTATTCGCCATCGGCATCATCGTCCGGTCGCTGTGCAACACGATGGCGGCCAGGCCGCGGGTAATGATCCTTTCCTCGCTGATCTGGCTGATTCCCTTGCTGGCCATGCCGACATTGCTCATTGCCGGCGTGGGAATCCACGACCTGCTCGACAACCTTTATCGCAACACCGCCGCCCACTACCAAAAACGAAACTTCTTCGGCACGCTGCGCGTCGTCGAGGTGAACGACACCAACTGCACTCCCGCCGAGCATTACTATCTATTGCAAAATGGCAATATCACTCACGGCATTCAATATGCGGACGCTAGACGGCGGATCCCCACGACTTACTACGGCAATGCCAGCGGCGCGGGATTGGCGCTGGGATATTTCCGCCGCCTTTCCCAGCAGATCGGCGGCATGCGCGTCGGCGCGGTTGGCCTGGGAACCGGCACCGTTGCGGCATACATCGACGAAGGAGATTCCATCCAGTTCTATGAGATCAACCCGAATGTGATCGAAGCGTCGAGCAAATGGTTCTCGTACTTGCGCGACTGCGAAGAATCTGGCGGAAAAAGCGAAATTACGCTCGGCGACGCTCGCTTGAGCATGGAGCGCGAAACGAAATCTCGCCAATTTCACGTGCTGGTGCTCGACGCCTTCAGCGGTGATGCGATTCCCACGCACCTGTTGACGCAGGAAGCGTTTGAAATCTATCTCCGCCATTTGGCGACCCCTGCCGCTGGCGGCGCACACGGCGCGATTGCCGTACACATTTCCAATCGCCATCTCGATCTGGAGCCGGTGGTGCGGGGGCTGTCCGAGCAATTCAAGCTTCAATCCGTGCGAATTAACTCGAGCGATGGCGCGAACAGGATTTACGGAGCCGATTGGATCATTGTCACCCATAACCACGAACTGATTCGCGAGCTTATGCCGTTCGCCAAGCAGGTCGATCGCGACCCGCCGCCGCCCATCTTGTGGACGGACGCTTGGAATAACACGATCGACGTTTTCAAGTGGTGAACTGCGCCGACCAAGGCCAATCGTTCCAAATCCGAGCAGCGCTCTCCCGGAGGCCGGTGCCGCCTCAACCGAATTCCGCGGGCGCGGCTCCGACCTTCTATGCTTCGCGGGCAATCGCCAGGGCTGCCGCGTGGCCAAGTCGAGAAGTGCTGATCTTGAGTGCTGCGCGGCCATCGGTTGACAGCGGTTCGCCGTGGACGACGTTGACCGGGCAAGCCGGGTCTGGCTGCTCAAAGTTGAGAGTAATCGGCACTTCGCCGTGCTGCAATGCGAGCACCGAGGCGACAAGTTCCATTGCGCAGGCGCCTGCGCCAAGATGACCAAAATAGCTCTTGAGCGCCGTTACGGGCACGTCTCCCAGCGCACTGCGAATGGCTTGAGCTTCATAAACATCATCGACGGAGGTGCTCAACCCGAACGCGTTGACGTGACTGAGGTCGCTGTCTCGCAGGTTCGCCCGCTGCATTGCCAATTGGATCGATTGGCGAACTGCTGAACCGCTACGCGGCTGATCGTTTCGCAGCGGTTCGTGAGCGCTGGATTGGCTGAGAATTCTGCCGAGTAGCTTCGCTCCGCGCCCCTCGGCATGTTGGCGAGTTTCCAGCAGCAGGGCCGCAGCGCCTTCTCCATTGACAAATCCGTCGCGACCGGCGTCAAACGGTCGCGACGCCGCGGCCGGGTTCTCATTGCGATGCGAAAGATCTTGATGGCCGCGAAACGACAGCGTCGTTGGATGCAGCCGCGCGCCAACACCGCCGGCGATCATCGCGTCGGCCCGGCCACGCTCCATGACGCGAACCGCTTCGGCGATTGCCGCCAGGCTGGAAATATCGCCCAGATTCAACGTATTGTTCGGTCCTTGCGCTTCCTGCACGATGGCGATCTGGCAGGCCACCATATTGGGCAAGTTTCGCAAGAGCCAAAGCGGGAAAATCTCGGCCATCGCGGCTTCGCCCCAGCGACGGAATTCGAACTTTCCGTCAATCATCGCGCGTCGATATGCGCGTTCGAATTCCGTCAGTTCGCAGTAGATCATCTCAGCGCCGAACACAACGCCCAGGCGCGCAGGCTCGATCGCGCCCGGCGTCAATCCGGCGTCGCTCATCGCCAAGTCGGCCGCGGCAAAGCCAAATTGAATTTCGCGCGACATCACTTTCAAGCTCTTTCGCGGCCGGACCAGCGATCTGGGGTCGAAATCCTGCACTTCCGCGCCAAACTTGACCGGATATTCGCTGGTGTCGAATAGCGTCACCGGTCGAACGCCGCTGCGACCTTCGCGCAGCGACTGCCAAAACGCCTCGTGGCCGATGCCAATCGGGCTAATCACCCCCAAGCCAGTGATGACAATGTCTCGCGGGCTCGGTGGTTGGGCAAAGTCAGGCATGAGAACGAGCAAGGTCGAATGACGTAACGCCTTGGCGACGCAAGATTCGAGCGACGAAAGAAATTCAATGCTTAGTGAACCACCAATCGGTCGCGACGTTTTCTTGCTGGGTCAATGGGCGCTTGCACATTCGATTGGCATTCGTGAGTCGTCATTCGTCATTTCAAGGGCGCGCTATTTTCCGTTGGCATGTAGTCGTAAAGCCGGTAGGTTTTGCAGAGGTTCGCCCCCCCTTTTTCTAGACTGCCGATCGCGAGCGTATTGGTTTCCGAGACCCAGGAAAACTCGGCCTCTTCCATGCCCATCGCCAACCCTTTGGGAATCAGATTGACGAGCAAGATGATTCCCAGCCCCCATTTTTGATATTCCGGAATCACGTTGGTGCTGATCAGCCGCACGCGCTTCATGTCGCGCGTCTTGCTGATCAATTTCAAAAAGCCAAACGGAAACAGTCGGCCATCGATCGCCTTGATCCGCGGATTGTAATCGGGCAAGCAAAACACAGCCCCCACCGCTTTGCCATCGACTTCCGCAACGCAAGTTAAATCGGGAATAATCACATACTTCATCTCGCGGGCCATCCAATGAAGTTCTGGCTGCGTAATGGGAACAAATCCCCAAACGTGCAAGCACGACTTGTTGTAAATGTCGAGAAACAGACGCACGTCATCCAGAAAACGGCTCCGGTCCATGGGTCGCGTTTGCACGTTGAACACTTCTTTCACGCGCTCGACTAGCCCGCCGATGCGAGGGATTTGACGATCCAGATTCTTCCGGTCTCCGATATACGCGAAAAAATCATGTGCTTTGGCGAAGCCGTACGACTCGATCAACTCGGCATAATACGGCGGATTATACGTCATCATAAAGGTCGGTGGATCGTCAAAGCCGTGGATCAGCAGGCCCATCTCGTAGTTCAACGACGGGTTCACCGGTCCGCGCACCGCGGCGATGTCGCGCTCGGCAAGCCACGACCGCACGGCATCGAACAGCGCGTGAGCGACCCGTTGGTCGTTGATGCACTCGAAGAATCCAAAAAAGCCGCGGCGTTCCTTAAAATGCCGGTTGTGTTCGTGATTGACGATGCCCGCGATGCGCCCCAGCACTTGGCCGTTGCGGCGGGCAAGAAAGGTCTGCACGTCGCCGATTTCTTGGAACGGGTGATATTTCCAACCGACCAGCCGTTTGAAGTTGCCCCGCAGCGGCGGAACCCAATAGGGATCGTCGCGGTACAGATCCCAGGCAAAATTCATAAAAGCGCGGCGATCGCCCCACGACCGCACCGGCTCGATCACCACATCCGCCATGGCAAGTTGTCCCGCAAAAAACACCCAAAAACATCGAGTAATGCAGCACTATCGCAGCGAGCCGCGAGATGGTCAAGTGCGAAGTGCAGGACGATGGAAAAGTCGCACTTCGATTCCGGAAAAATCAATCTGAAGTCGGTGATACAGCGGTTGCCCAAGGGCGACTCTGGCGGCCGAACCAGCCAATTGGTACAAGGGTCTTACCAGCGGAGTACATTGACCTCAGCCATGATCCGTTCAGCGGCACGGAAACGGAGCGTTTTGCTTATGCCCACATGGAAAACGGTTGCCATCGTCGGAGTCGGCCTCATCGGTGGGTCGATTGGTCTGGCACTGCGCGATCGGAAGCTGGCCAAGGATGTCGTTGGCATTGGGCGGCGCGCCGCGAGCTTGAGAAAGGCCAAATCGCTTGGAGCGATTACTGCAACGGCGCGGACCATCGAGCAAGGCGCACGAGAGGCGGACGTTGCGATCGTTTGCACGCCGGTCGGTGCGATTTCCGAGCATGTGCTGCAAGTGGCGGCAGCTTGTTCAAAAAAAACACTGATCACCGATGCCGGCAGCACCAAGGCGGCAATCGTGTCGAAAGTCGAATCTCGATTGCCAGAGGGGCGGCGATTCGTCGGTAGCCATCCGTTGGCCGGTAGCGAAAAAAGCGGCGCGGCGTTCGCCCGAGCCGATTTATTTGAGGGGCGAGTCGTGGTCGTGACGCCATCGAAACAAACCGTGCGCGACGATGCTCAGGCCATCGGAGATTTTTGGTCTGGCCTGGGGGCGACTGTGCTCTTCATGTCGCCAGAGGCTCACGACAAGGAGCTCGCTGGAACTAGCCACGTTCCACATCTGATTGCCGCGGCCGTGGCGGCATCGACGCAACCCTCCGATCTCCCGTTGGTGGCCGCCGGCTGGCGGGACTTGACGCGAATTGCCGCGGGAGATCCCGAACTGTGGCGTCAGATTCTGCTGGAAAACCAGACCCACGTCTTGAAGTCGCTCTCGCGGTTTGAGAAAACGATAGGAGCGTTTCGCACGGCGCTCGAACGGGGCGATCGGCGGAAGCTTTTGCAATTGCTCACGGAAGGGAAATCGATCCGCGATGCTTTGGGAAATTGACATCTATCCTGCAGCGGGGCAGCCCAATCCGCTGGCTCAACGAGTAGCCGCCGATGCTGCGGAATTGGGGATCGCCCCTGGATTAACGGTATCGGCTGCGATGGGGTATCTCCTGCAAGGTCGGCTCGATCGGGGCGACGTCGATCGATTGGCTTACCAATTGTTTGCCGATCCGGTCGTCGAACGCCCTGTGATTGCCACGGTTGGCGACGCGATTTTGAATCGGCCGCCGCAGCCGGGAGCGGCGCTTTTTCACGTACTGCCCAAGCCGGGGGTCATGGATCCGGTGGCTCAAAGCGTGCAAGGGGCGATTGCCGATTGTGGCCTGTCGGTCGATGCGGTACGGACGCTGCGGAAATACTGGATTACGAATTTGCCGGCGTCTCAATCGTCACTGCTGTCAACGAAGGTGCTGGCAAACGATGCGATTGAGCAAGTCGTCGTCGGACCGCTCCAGTTCGATCGGTTGGAGGTCGGCAGCGACTATCGGTTTGAGTTGCTGACGGTGGCGCTGCGCGAACTGGACGATGCGGCGCTGATAAAGCTGAGCCGCGATGGGCAACTTTACTTACAACTCGCGGAAATGCAGACGATTCAGCGGCATTTTCGCGAGCTTGGCCGTGATCCAACCGATGCGGAACTCGAGTCGCTCGCTCAATCCTGGAGCGAGCATTGCAGCCACAAGACTTTGACTGGGCGCATCGTCTATCAGGGGCCCGTTGGCGACGGCAGCGTACAATTGCGGCGATTTGAAAACATGCTCAAAGAGACGATTTTCGCCGCCACTCAGCGAATCCGCGCTCAGCGAAAGGAATCCGCCGCCGGGGATTGGTGCGTCAGCGTGTTTGAAGACAATGCAGGCATCGTACGGTTTGACGACAAGTTCAATGTCGTCTTCAAAGTTGAAACGCACAATCATCCTTCCGCACTTGAGCCTTATGGCGGCGCCAATACGGGCATTGGCGGCGTGATTCGCGACACGATGGGAACGGGGCTCGGGGCGAAGCCAATCGC
Proteins encoded:
- a CDS encoding beta-ketoacyl-[acyl-carrier-protein] synthase family protein — its product is MPDFAQPPSPRDIVITGLGVISPIGIGHEAFWQSLREGRSGVRPVTLFDTSEYPVKFGAEVQDFDPRSLVRPRKSLKVMSREIQFGFAAADLAMSDAGLTPGAIEPARLGVVFGAEMIYCELTEFERAYRRAMIDGKFEFRRWGEAAMAEIFPLWLLRNLPNMVACQIAIVQEAQGPNNTLNLGDISSLAAIAEAVRVMERGRADAMIAGGVGARLHPTTLSFRGHQDLSHRNENPAAASRPFDAGRDGFVNGEGAAALLLETRQHAEGRGAKLLGRILSQSSAHEPLRNDQPRSGSAVRQSIQLAMQRANLRDSDLSHVNAFGLSTSVDDVYEAQAIRSALGDVPVTALKSYFGHLGAGACAMELVASVLALQHGEVPITLNFEQPDPACPVNVVHGEPLSTDGRAALKISTSRLGHAAALAIAREA
- a CDS encoding N-acetyltransferase, whose translation is MADVVIEPVRSWGDRRAFMNFAWDLYRDDPYWVPPLRGNFKRLVGWKYHPFQEIGDVQTFLARRNGQVLGRIAGIVNHEHNRHFKERRGFFGFFECINDQRVAHALFDAVRSWLAERDIAAVRGPVNPSLNYEMGLLIHGFDDPPTFMMTYNPPYYAELIESYGFAKAHDFFAYIGDRKNLDRQIPRIGGLVERVKEVFNVQTRPMDRSRFLDDVRLFLDIYNKSCLHVWGFVPITQPELHWMAREMKYVIIPDLTCVAEVDGKAVGAVFCLPDYNPRIKAIDGRLFPFGFLKLISKTRDMKRVRLISTNVIPEYQKWGLGIILLVNLIPKGLAMGMEEAEFSWVSETNTLAIGSLEKGGANLCKTYRLYDYMPTENSAPLK
- a CDS encoding prephenate dehydrogenase/arogenate dehydrogenase family protein, encoding MPTWKTVAIVGVGLIGGSIGLALRDRKLAKDVVGIGRRAASLRKAKSLGAITATARTIEQGAREADVAIVCTPVGAISEHVLQVAAACSKKTLITDAGSTKAAIVSKVESRLPEGRRFVGSHPLAGSEKSGAAFARADLFEGRVVVVTPSKQTVRDDAQAIGDFWSGLGATVLFMSPEAHDKELAGTSHVPHLIAAAVAASTQPSDLPLVAAGWRDLTRIAAGDPELWRQILLENQTHVLKSLSRFEKTIGAFRTALERGDRRKLLQLLTEGKSIRDALGN